Proteins from one Coccidioides posadasii str. Silveira mitochondrion, complete genome genomic window:
- the nad3 gene encoding NADH dehydrogenase subunit 3 encodes MTSTTFFFFLIPTLAILLLVINLLFSLHNPYQEKDSAFECGFHSFLGQNRTQFSISFFIFALLFLLFDLEILLVYPYIVSAYFNGLYGLIIMLIFFLILTLGFAFELGKNALKIESKQMYSFDTKIWDGFSLIYK; translated from the coding sequence ATGACAAGTACAACTTTTTTCTTTTTTTTAATTCCTACTTTAGCTATTCTTTTATTAGTTATAAATTTACTTTTTTCATTACATAATCCTTATCAAGAAAAAGATAGTGCATTTGAATGTGGTTTTCATTCATTTTTAGGTCAAAATAGAACACAATTTAGTATATCTTTTTTTATTTTTGCTTTATTATTTCTTTTATTTGATTTAGAGATACTATTAGTTTATCCTTATATTGTTAGTGCTTATTTTAATGGTTTATATGGTTTAATAATTATGTTAATATTCTTTCTTATTTTAACTTTAGGTTTCGCTTTTGAATTAGGTAAAAATGCATTAAAAATTGAAAGTAAACAAATGTATAGTTTTGATACAAAAATTTGAGATGGTTTTTCTTTAATATATAAATAG
- the nad1 gene encoding NADH dehydrogenase subunit 1, producing the protein MSSIISIIENLLVVLPALLIVAFVTISERKTMASMQRRLGPNIVGYYGLLQAFADALKLLLKEYVSPTQANIVLFFLGPIITLIFSLLGYAVIPYGLGLYISDLNLGILYMLAVSSLSTYGILLAGWSANSKYAFLGSLRSTAQLISYELILSSVILLVIIFTGSLNLTVIIESQKAVYFLLPLLPLLIIFFIGCIAETNRAPFDLAEAESELVSGFMTEHSAVIFVFFFLAEYASIVLICLLTSVLFLGGYLNFIPSVLIDIFFNFFDYSKFIESDSSFINYLLDGCSSFNLALKTSLLIFIFIWVRASFPRIRFDQLMSTCWTILLPIIVAYIILIPCIVLGLNILSCNLTL; encoded by the exons ATGTCTTCTATTATATCTATTATTGAAAATTTATTAGTTGTATTACCTGCTTTATTAATTGTAGCATTTGTTACAATATCAGAAAGAAAAACAATGGCTAGTATGCAAAGAAGATTAGGGCCAAATATAGTGGGGTATTATGGTTTATTACAGGCATTTGCTGATGCTTTAAAACTATTATTAAAAGAATATGTTTCACCTACACAAGCTAATATTGTGTTATTTTTTTTAGGTCCTATAATTACATTAATTTTTTCTTTATTAGGTTATGCTGTTATACCATATGGTTTAGGTTTATATATATCAGATTTAAATTTAGGTATATTATATATGTTAGCTGTTTCTTCATTATCTACATATGGTATTTTACTTGCAGGATGATCTGCTAATTCTAAATATGCTTTTTTAGGATCTTTAAGAAGTACAGCTCAATTAATTAGCTATGAATTAATTTTAAGTTCTGTAATATTACTAGTAATTATATTTACAGGTAGTTTAAATTTAACAGTTATTATAGAAAGTCAAAAAGCAGTATACTTTTTATTACCTTTATTACCTTTATTAATAATATTTTTTATAGGTTGTATTGCGGAAACTAATAGAGCTCCATTTGATTTAGCAGAGGCT GAATCTGAATTAGTTAGTGGTTTTATGACAGAGCATTCAGCTGTTATATTTGTATTCTTTTTTTTAGCAGAATATGCTAGTATTGTTTTAATTTGTTTATTAACAAGTGTTTTATTTTTAGGTGGTTATTTAAATTTTATTCCTTCAGTCTTAATTGATATTTTCTTTAATTTTTTTGATTATTCTAAATTTATAGAATCAGACTCTTCTTTTATTAATTATTTATTAGACGGTTGTTCTAGTTTTAATTTAGCTTTAAAAACTAGTTTACTTATTTTTATATTTATATGAGTTAGAGCTTCATTCCCTAGAATTAGATTTGATCAATTAATGTCTACATGTTGAACTATTTTACTTCCTATTATTGTTGCTTATATTATTTTAATTCCTTGTATAGTACTAGGATTAAATATTTTATCATGTAATTTAACTTTATAA
- a CDS encoding uncharacterized protein (GIY) produces the protein MRFRGVARRYFSTSKSNTESPTPIIIITIKDLDNKDSIKSYSKIFRNKGGIYSFINTVNGNQYIGSAKDLYLRLNEHLESRKSNIALQRAIAKYGLNKFNFCVYEYFTYESKIISSKALTDLETSYIAKFDFNTLYNFKVIASSMSGYKHTEEAVLKMKKRFENKENHPMYGKTILKRP, from the coding sequence ATGAGATTCAGAGGAGTTGCTCGAAGATATTTTTCTACTTCAAAATCTAATACAGAATCACCTACACCAATAATTATTATTACAATTAAGGATTTAGATAACAAAGACTCTATTAAATCTTATAGTAAAATTTTTAGAAATAAAGGAGGTATTTATTCATTCATTAACACTGTAAATGGTAATCAATATATCGGAAGTGCTAAAGACCTTTATTTAAGACTTAATGAACATTTAGAGAGTAGAAAATCTAATATTGCTTTACAAAGAGCAATAGCAAAATATGGTTTAAATAAATTTAACTTTTGTGTTTATGAATATTTTACATATGAAAGTAAAATAATAAGTTCTAAAGCTCTAACTGATTTAGAAACTAGTTATATTGCAAAATTTGATTTTAATACTCTTTATAATTTCAAGGTTATAGCTAGCAGTATGTCTGGTTACAAACATACTGAAGAAGCAGTCTTAAAAATGAAAAAACGTTTTGAAAATAAAGAGAATCATCCTATGTACGGTAAAACCATACTGAAGAGGCCTTAG
- the nad4 gene encoding NADH dehydrogenase subunit 4, producing MFSLFSLLLIPLIGIFLIFFETSYGLYSISNKRIKIIALTTTIINLIVSLIIFILFDFSSKQFQFIQIEEHYKLNYFDIYLGLDGLSIYFVLLTTIIIPISIISNWNSIQEKNVLSFVVIILLLETLLLAVFLVLDILLFYIFFESILPPLFLLIGLFGSSDKVRASFYLFLYTLLGSLFMLLSIITMSSIMGTTDFDGLSKANFSYYTQLFLFIGIFISFAVKTPTIFLNTWLLKAHVESPLAGSIILAAIVLKLSLYGIFRLILPLLPKATIDYTYIVYVIGVITILYASFSTLRTIDIKELIAYSSVSHAAVYLLGAFSNTIQGIEGAISLGLAHGFVSSGLFICVGGVLYDRSSTRLITYYRGMTQLMPIFSILFYILSLGNCGSPLTLNFVGEFMSVYGVFERISILGVLASSSIIFSAAYTIFMFNRIAFGGKYSSYFFNYVNDLSKREFVLLFTLVLFTVLFGIYPAPILDGLHYSVSSLIYNYS from the coding sequence ATGTTTTCACTTTTTTCATTATTATTAATTCCTTTAATTGGAATTTTTCTTATTTTTTTTGAAACTTCTTATGGTTTATATTCTATATCTAATAAACGTATAAAAATTATAGCTTTAACTACAACAATAATTAATTTAATAGTGTCTTTAATTATATTTATATTATTTGATTTTAGTAGTAAACAATTTCAATTTATACAAATAGAAGAACATTATAAATTAAATTATTTTGATATATATTTAGGTTTAGATGGTCTATCTATATATTTTGTTTTATTAACAACTATAATAATACCTATTTCAATAATATCTAATTGAAATTCTATTCAAGAAAAAAATGTATTATCTTTTGTAGTAATAATATTATTATTAGAAACGTTATTATTAGCAGTTTTTTTAGTTTTAGATATTTTATTATTTTATATCTTTTTTGAAAGTATATTACCTCCTTTATTTTTACTTATAGGATTATTTGGTTCTAGTGATAAAGTTAGAGCTAGTTTTTATTTATTTTTATATACTTTATTAGGTTCTTTATTTATGTTACTTTCTATTATAACTATGTCATCTATTATGGGTACAACAGATTTTGATGGATTATCAAAAGCAAATTTTAGTTATTATACACAACTATTTTTATTTATAGGTATTTTTATATCTTTTGCTGTAAAAACTCCGACAATATTTTTAAATACTTGATTACTAAAAGCTCATGTTGAATCTCCTTTAGCTGGTAGTATAATTTTAGCTGCTATAGTTTTAAAATTAAGTTTATATGGTATATTTAGATTAATATTACCTTTATTACCTAAAGCTACAATAGACTATACATATATAGTATATGTAATAGGAGTAATAACAATATTATATGCAAGTTTTAGTACATTAAGAACAATAGATATTAAAGAACTTATAGCTTATTCATCTGTATCACACGCTGCTGTATATCTTTTAGGTGCTTTTAGTAATACAATTCAAGGTATTGAAGGTGCAATATCTTTAGGTTTAGCACATGGATTTGTTTCTTCTGGTTTATTTATTTGTGTAGGTGGTGTTTTATATGATAGATCTTCTACTAGATTAATTACTTATTATAGAGGTATGACTCAATTAATGCCTATTTTTTCAATATTATTCTATATATTATCTTTAGGTAATTGTGGTTCTCCTCTTACTTTAAATTTTGTTGGTGAATTTATGTCTGTTTATGGAGTATTTGAAAGAATATCTATATTAGGTGTATTAGCTAGTAGTTCTATTATTTTTTCAGCTGCTTATACAATATTTATGTTTAATAGAATTGCATTTGGAGGTAAATATTCTTCTTATTTCTTTAATTATGTTAATGATTTAAGTAAAAGAGAATTTGTTTTATTATTCACTCTTGTTTTATTTACTGTATTGTTTGGTATTTATCCTGCTCCTATATTAGATGGTTTACATTATTCTGTATCATCTTTAATATATAATTATAGTTAA
- the atp8 gene encoding ATP synthase F0 subunit 8 translates to MPQLIPFFFVNQALFTMFILAFLFIFSAVLLPWFVRLFVTRLYINKL, encoded by the coding sequence ATGCCACAATTAATACCTTTCTTTTTTGTAAATCAAGCATTATTTACTATGTTTATTTTAGCTTTCTTATTTATTTTTTCTGCTGTTCTTTTACCTTGATTCGTTCGTTTATTTGTTACACGTTTATATATAAATAAATTATAA
- the atp6 gene encoding ATP synthase F0 subunit a, with protein MTKLENLISPLDQFEIKDFFSINLSMFNLSISLTNIGLYLILGVFLILWINTFVTWSNKLISNSWTISEESLYASIHSVVINQINPNKGQIYFPFIFGLFIFILINNLIGLIPYSFASTSHFILTFFISFTIVLGATFLGFQKHGLKFFSFFVPSGCPLGLLPLLVLIEFISYLARNISLGLRLSANILSGHMLLVILSGFTFKIMKSGLIYFILGLVPLAFILAFSGLELGIAFIQSQVFVVLTCSYIKDSLDLH; from the exons ATGACAAAATTAGAAAATTTAATAAGTCCATTAGATCAATTTGAAATAAAAGATTTTTTTAGTATTAATTTAAGTATGTTTAACTTAAGTATTTCTTTAACAAATATAGGTTTATATTTAATATTAGGTGTATTTCTTATACTTTGAATAAATACTTTTGTAACTTGATCTAACAAATTAATTTCAAATTCTTGAACTATATCAGAAGAATCTTTATATGCTAGTATACATAGTGTAGTTATAAATCAAATAAATCCTAACAAAGGGCAAATATATTTTCCATTTATATTTGGATTATTTATATTTATATTAATAAATAATTTAATAGGTTTAATTCCATATAGTTTTGCTTCTACATCTCATTTTATATTAACTTTTTTTATTAGTTTTACAATAGTATTAGGTGCTACTTTTTTAGGTTTCCAAAAACATGGTTTAAAATTTTTCTCTTTCTTTGTACCATCTGGTTGTCCTTTAGGTTTATTACCTTTATTAGTTTTAATAGAGTTTATTTCTTATTTAGCTCGTAATATTTCTTTAGGTTTACGTTTAAGTGCTAACAT ACTTAGTGGACATATGTTACTTGTAATATTAAGTGGATTTACATTTAAAATAATGAAATCTGGTTTAATTTACTTTATTTTAGGTTTAGTACCTTTAGCTTTTATTTTAGCTTTTTCAGGTTTAGAACTAGGTATTGCTTTTATACAAAGTCAAGTATTCGTTGTTTTAACTTGTAGTTATATAAAAGATTCTTTAGATTTACATTAA
- a CDS encoding uncharacterized protein (GIY), with protein MPICVALLKYGYHNFSMTILDICDVDKLMSREKHFFEVYSPEYNILDTPGSPYRGSGWRHSEAILENMRIAARNRYKSPYLSAAQPNSIKVEGFILQLYMTP; from the coding sequence ATGCCTATCTGTGTAGCATTATTAAAATATGGTTATCATAATTTTAGTATGACTATCTTAGATATTTGTGATGTAGATAAACTTATGTCAAGAGAAAAGCATTTTTTTGAAGTGTATTCTCCAGAGTATAATATATTAGATACTCCTGGTAGTCCATATCGTGGATCAGGTTGAAGACATTCAGAAGCTATATTAGAGAATATGCGTATTGCTGCTAGGAATAGATATAAATCTCCGTATTTATCTGCAGCTCAACCTAACAGTATAAAAGTTGAGGGATTTATACTTCAACTATATATGACTCCATAA
- a CDS encoding uncharacterized protein (LAGLIDADG) gives MSIMVHRFYRYNLSKKRVLTTGEIVRYNVGYSYHLSLHNRDSNVLKDIQKHLGIGVIYEYNNKPDCRIAVNKKSDLLYIIENIFDKYPLITKNQTIRYHLFRNGIINNITEFKNLE, from the coding sequence TTAAGTATCATGGTTCATAGGTTTTACAGATACAACTTATCCAAAAAAAGAGTATTAACAACAGGTGAAATAGTAAGATATAATGTTGGTTATAGTTATCATTTATCTTTACATAATAGAGATTCAAATGTTTTAAAAGATATCCAAAAACACTTAGGAATTGGTGTAATTTATGAATATAATAATAAACCTGATTGTCGTATAGCTGTAAATAAAAAATCAGATTTATTGTATATTATAGAAAACATATTTGACAAATATCCGTTAATTACAAAAAACCAAACTATCAGATATCATTTATTTAGAAATGGTATAATAAATAATATAACCGAATTTAAAAATTTAGAATAA
- the nad6 gene encoding NADH dehydrogenase subunit 6 — translation MVYYLIDFKTNGFYVGILDIIISICIFFGIYTIISPNPVVAVLFLIGLFTGISIYLMIVGLIFLGLSYLLVYIGAVSILFLFILMLINIRIAELISNNNNYLPLSILIIIPFIYILGQIIPLNTKFNIENSLDLNLDFSIWPSKDDINFTSSNSWDITLTGLTDINNIGNIMYSTYSIWLIMISLILLLSMVGAIVITKS, via the coding sequence ATGGTATATTATTTAATTGATTTTAAAACAAATGGGTTTTATGTTGGTATATTAGATATTATTATTAGTATTTGTATATTTTTTGGGATTTATACTATAATAAGTCCTAATCCTGTAGTAGCTGTATTATTTTTAATAGGTTTATTTACTGGAATATCTATATATTTAATGATTGTTGGTTTAATATTCTTAGGTTTATCTTATTTACTGGTTTATATAGGTGCAGTATCAATTTTATTTTTATTTATATTAATGTTAATCAATATAAGAATAGCAGAACTAATAAGTAATAATAATAATTATTTACCTCTATCTATATTAATTATAATACCTTTTATATATATATTAGGTCAAATAATACCATTAAATACTAAATTTAATATTGAGAACTCTTTAGATTTAAATTTAGATTTTTCAATATGACCTTCTAAAGATGATATAAATTTTACTAGCAGTAATAGTTGAGATATAACTTTAACAGGATTAACAGATATAAATAATATTGGTAATATTATGTATTCTACTTATTCTATTTGACTAATTATGATATCATTAATTTTATTATTAAGTATGGTTGGGGCTATTGTTATAACAAAGTCATAA
- the cox3 gene encoding cytochrome c oxidase subunit 3, with translation MQRQFHPFHLVSPSPWPLCTSVAIFSLVLSGVLSFHGFEWGWNLFFLSLLNLIISMSLWFRDIISEGTYLGNHTFVVQRGINLGVGLFIVSEALFFLAFFWTFFHSALSPNIELGGQWPPMGINGINPFELPLLNTIILLSSGVTVTYSHHSLIQGNRKGSLNGLLYTVLLAGIFTILQGVEYTVSSFTISDGVYSSCFYFGTGFHGVHVLIGTAFLAVGLWRLLAYHFTDHHHLGLESGILYWHFVDVVWLFLYISVYYWGY, from the exons ATGCAGAGACAATTTCATCCTTTTCATTTAGTATCGCCATCACCTTGGCCACTTTGTACTAGTGTTGCTATATTTTCATTAGTTCTATCAGGTGTATTAAGTTTTCATGGTTTTGAATGAGGTTGAAATTTATTTTTCTTATCATTATTAAATTTAATAATCTCTATGTCTTTATGATTTAGAGATATTATTTCCGAAGGAACTTATCTTGGTAACCATACTTTTGTTGTACAGAGAGGAATTAATTTAGGAGTAGGTTTATTTATAGTTTCTGAAGCACTATTCTTTTTAGCTTTTTTCTGAACTTTCTTCCACAGTGCATTATCACCTAATATAGAATTAGGAGGTCAATGACCTCCTATGGGTATAAATGGTATAAATCCTTTTGAATTACCATTATTAAATACTATAATATTATTATCTTCAGGAGTTACTGTAACATATAGTCATCATTCTTTAATACAAGGAAATAGAAAAGGAAGTTTAAATGGTTTATTATATACAGTGTTATTAGCTGGTATATTTACTATTTTACAAGGTGTGGAGTATACTGTGTCATCTTTTACTATATCTGATGGTGTATATTCTTCTTGCTTTTATTTTGGTACAGGTTTTCACGGG GTCCATGTTTTAATTGGTACAGCTTTTTTAGCTGTTGGTTTATGACGATTATTAGCATATCATTTTACAGATCATCATCATTTAGGTTTAGAATCTGGTATTCTTTATTGACATTTTGTTGACGTAGTTTGATTATTTTTATATATTTCAGTTTATTATTGAGGATATTAA
- a CDS encoding uncharacterized protein (LAGLIDADG) — protein sequence MIHVALFIYMYIFLFKLYSSSAALLHTEAYKDIDNSKNNYKNKLLISHPKNGDYFLDRNFIEWFVGFTDGEGNFHIRLTDLNNNTFKSVQFTFQIGLHKDDLKVLEYIMYTLKCGHISKYENRVNFFVNDKDSLLNIIIPIFDFVNLNSSKYHHYLLFNKAVFLLKNKEHLLDEGKLTIIKCKKEMQNISGKWVPDSIYNKINITKYWLAGFIDGKGTFSISRSVPRFKLENHMKELELYNKIKAFIGIDKLIYSLERVDKINSNPTIILEINKIKDIKNKLIPLMYDKNNLLLKTLKSDDFLLWLNLIEIYYKGYHTRLEGKYLVDCIKSHMNKYRISTNNLKKLIPISEIENLLSKLYLLESPYVIKEGVRYYRGTNKLVSDSNQIVCIDDNNCSTVYNSISVAAKNLNISRKKIKECLTTGEKYKGYFFVLK from the coding sequence TTAATACATGTAGCCCTATTTATTTATATGTATATTTTTTTATTTAAACTTTATTCTTCCTCAGCTGCATTGTTACATACAGAGGCTTATAAAGATATAGATAATTCTAAGAATAATTATAAAAATAAATTATTAATTTCTCATCCTAAGAATGGGGATTATTTTTTAGATAGAAATTTTATAGAATGATTCGTAGGATTTACAGATGGAGAAGGTAATTTTCATATTAGATTGACAGATTTAAATAACAATACTTTTAAGAGTGTTCAATTTACATTTCAAATAGGTTTACATAAAGATGATTTAAAAGTTTTAGAATATATTATGTATACTTTAAAATGTGGCCATATTTCTAAATATGAAAATAGAGTTAATTTTTTTGTTAATGATAAAGATTCTTTATTAAATATAATAATTCCTATATTTGATTTTGTTAATCTTAATAGTTCAAAATATCATCATTATCTCCTATTTAATAAAGCAGTATTCTTACTTAAAAATAAAGAACATTTATTAGATGAAGGTAAATTAACTATTATTAAATGTAAAAAGGAAATGCAAAATATCTCTGGTAAATGAGTACCTGATTCTATATATAATAAAATTAATATAACTAAATACTGATTAGCCGGGTTTATAGATGGAAAAGGTACATTTTCAATTAGTAGATCAGTACCTAGATTCAAATTAGAAAATCATATGAAAGAATTAGAATTATATAATAAAATTAAAGCTTTTATTGGTATAGATAAACTTATATATTCTTTAGAAAGAGTAGATAAGATTAACAGTAATCCTACAATTATATTAGAAATTAATAAAATTAAAGATATTAAAAATAAGTTGATTCCTTTAATGTACGATAAGAATAATCTATTATTAAAAACATTAAAATCTGATGATTTTTTATTATGATTAAATTTAATAGAAATATATTATAAAGGTTATCATACAAGATTAGAAGGTAAATATTTAGTTGATTGCATCAAATCTCATATGAATAAATATAGGATATCAACCAATAATTTAAAAAAATTAATTCCAATTTCAGAGATTGAAAATTTATTATCTAAACTTTATTTATTAGAAAGCCCTTATGTAATAAAAGAAGGGGTTAGATATTATAGAGGTACTAATAAATTAGTGAGTGACTCGAATCAAATTGTATGTATAGATGATAACAATTGTAGTACTGTTTATAATAGTATATCTGTCGCAGCTAAAAATCTTAATATTTCTAGAAAAAAAATAAAAGAATGTTTAACTACAGGAGAAAAATATAAAGGTTATTTTTTTGTTTTAAAATAG